The Actinosynnema mirum DSM 43827 genomic interval GAGTGCTTCGGCGACCGGGTGGCCTGGGTCGACTGGCGCAGGCCCGGTTTCCAGCTGGGGCTGGACATCGCGGAGGTCCAGCGGGCCAACCCGGACGCCATCGGCGTGGTCCTGGGCGGGCACGGCATCACCGCGTGGGGCGCGACCTCGCAGGAGTGCGCCGCGCACTCGCTGGAGATCATCCGCACCGCGGAGGAGTTCCTGGCGCGCAAGGGTTCCGAGGAGCCGTTCGGCGCGGTCGTGCCCGGTTTCCAGGCCCTGCCCGAGGACGAGCGGCACGCGCGCGCCGCCGCGCTCGCCCCGGTGGTCAGGGGCCTGGCCTCCACCGACGCGCGCCAGGTCGGGCACTACACCGACTGCCACGCCGTGCTGGACTTCTGCGCGCGCGAGAAGCTCGCCGAGCTGGCCGCGCTGGGCACCTCGTGCCCGGACCACTTCCTGCGCACCAAGGTCCGGCCCCTGGTGCTGGACCTGCCGCCGTCCACGCCCCTGGACGAGACCGTCGCACGGCTGCGCGAGCTGCACGCCGCCTACCGCGAGGACTACCGCGCCTACTACGAGCGGCACGCGCTCCCCGACTCGCCGCCGATGCGCGGCGCGGACCCGGCGGTCGTGCTCGTGCCGGGCGTGGGCATGTTCTCCTTCGGCAAGGACAAGCAGACCGCGCGCGTGGCCGGGGAGTTCTACGTCAACGCGGTCAACGTCATGCGCGGCGCCGAGTCCGTCTCCCGGTACGCGCCGATCCCCGAGTCGGAGAAGTTCCGCATCGAGTACTGGGAGCTGGAGGAGGCCAAGCTCCGCCGGATGCCCGCGCCCAAGCCGCTCGCCGGGCGCGTCGCGCTGGTCACCGGCGCGGGCTCCGGGATCGGCAAGGCGGTGGCGGAGAGGCTCACGGCGGAAGGGGCCTGCGTCGTCGTGGCCGACCTGGACGGGGCGTCCGCGAAGGCCGTCGCCGAGGGGATCGGCGGGCCGGACCGGGCGGTTCCGGTGGTCGCCGACGTCACCGACGCCGCGCAGGTGGACGCGGCGGTCGCGGCGGCGGCGCTCGCGTTCGGCGGGCTCGACCTGGTGGTCAACAACGCCGGGCTGTCCATCTCGAAGTCGTTGCTGGACACCACCGAGCAGGACTGGGACCTCCAGCACCGGGTCATGGCGCGCGGCTCGTTCCTGGTCGCCAAGGCCGCCGCCCGCACCATGATCGACCAGGGCATCGGTGGCGACGTCGTCTACATCGCCTCCAAGAACTCGGTCTTCGCCGGGCCCAACAACGTCGCCTACGGCGCGGCCAAGGCCGACCAGGCGCACCAGGTGCGGCTGCTGGCCGCCGAGCTGGGCGGGCACGGCATCCGCGTCAACGGCGTCAACCCGGACGGGGTGGTGCGCGGCAGCGGCATCTTCGCGGGCGGCTGGGGGGCGCGGCGGGCCGCCGTGTACGGGGTGCCCGAGGAGGAGCTGGGCGCGTTCTACGCGCAGCGCACGCTGCTCAAGCGCGAGGTGCTGCCCGAGCACGTGGCGGCGGCGGTGTTCGCGCTGACCGGCGGGGAGCTGTCGCTGACCACGGGGCTGCACGTGCCGGTCGACGCCGGTGTCGCCGCGGCGTTCCTGCGGTAGAGGGGGCGCGCGGTGCGGGTGGCGGCGGTGGACCTCGGGGCCACCAGCGGGCGGGTCGTGGTCGGCGAGGTCGGCGGCGGCCGGGTGGGGCTGACGCAGGTGCGGCGGTTCCCCAACGGGCCGGTGGACGGCGGCGGCGTGCTGCGCTGGGACACCGGCGCGCTGTTCGCCGAGTCGGTGGCCGGGCTGCGCGAGGCCGGTCCGCTGGACGGGATCGGGATCGACTCGTGGGCGGTGGACTACGGCCTGCTCGACGCGGACGGCGCGCTGCTGCGCCCGCCCGCGCACCACCGGGACGGGCGCACCGCCGGGATGCCCGCGCGGGTGCACGCCCTGGTGCCGGAGGCGGAGCTGTACGCGGTCGGCGGGGTGCAGGCGCTGCCGTTCACCACCGTGTACCAGCTCGCCGCCGAGACCGACCTCGACCGGGCGGCGACGCTGCTGCTGATCCCCGACCTGCTGGTGCACCACCTCACCGGGGCGGTCGGGGCCGAGCGGACCAACGCCTCCACCACCGGCCTGTACGACGCGCGGGCGGGGGAGTGGGCGCTCGGGGTGGCCGAGCGGGTCGGGGTTCCCGGCCGGTTGCTGCCGCCGCTGCGCTCGCAGGGAGAGGTGCTCGGGACCGCGCTGGGCGCGCCCGTCGTCGCGGTCGGCTCGCACGACACCGCGTCCGCCGTGCTGGGCGCGCCCGCGCGGCCGGACCGGCCGTTCGCCTACCTGTCCTCGGGGACGTGGTCGCTCATCGGGGTCGAGCTGGAACGGCCCCTGCTGACCGAGGCGGCGCGGCTGGGCGGGTTCGGGAACGAGGCCGGGGTCGACGGCACGACCCGGTTGCTGCGCAACGTGATGGGGCTGTGGGTGCTCACCGAGACGCTGCGGGCGTGGGGGAGCGAGGACCTGGCCGGCGCGTTGGCGTCGGCGGCGGACGCGCCCGCGTTCGGGCCGGTGGTGGACGTGGACGCGCCGGGGTTCCTGCCACCCGGCGACATGCCCGCGCGGATCGCCGCGGCCTGCCGGGCGAGCGGGCAGCGCGAGCCGGGGACGCGCGGCGAGGTGGTGCGGTGCGTGCTGGAGAGCCTGGCGCTGGCGTACCGGCGGGCGCTGCGCGGGCTGGAGCGGGTGACCGGGACGGCGGTGGAGGTGCTGCACGTGGTCGGGGGAGGGGCGCGCAACGAGCTGCTGTGCGCGCTGACCGCCGACGCGTGCGGCGTGCCGGTGGTGGCCGGGCCGGTGGAGGCGACGGCGCTGGGGAACGTGCTGGTGCAGGCGCGGGCGCTGGGCGCGGACCTGCCGGACCGGTGGGCGGTGCGCGAGCTGGTCGCGGCGTCGACGGCGCTGCGGGTCCACCGGCCGGGGGACGGGCGGGCGTGGGACGCCCTCGAGGCGCGCGCCGGGGCTGCGGGGGTGTGGGGGTAGCCGCCAGGATGGGCGCGTGGACGAACAGGTCATCCCCATCCTCCGCGTCGAGCACGCCCCCACCGCCGTCGACTGGTACGCC includes:
- a CDS encoding bifunctional rhamnulose-1-phosphate aldolase/short-chain dehydrogenase, with amino-acid sequence MSVPEELIARSNALGSDPRTTNYAGGNTSAKGAGPDPVTGRDVELLWVKGSGGDLGTLTPAGLAVLRLDRLRALVDVYPGEAREDEMVAAFDHCLHGRGGAAPSIDTAMHGLVDAAHVDHLHPDSGIALATAADGPALTRECFGDRVAWVDWRRPGFQLGLDIAEVQRANPDAIGVVLGGHGITAWGATSQECAAHSLEIIRTAEEFLARKGSEEPFGAVVPGFQALPEDERHARAAALAPVVRGLASTDARQVGHYTDCHAVLDFCAREKLAELAALGTSCPDHFLRTKVRPLVLDLPPSTPLDETVARLRELHAAYREDYRAYYERHALPDSPPMRGADPAVVLVPGVGMFSFGKDKQTARVAGEFYVNAVNVMRGAESVSRYAPIPESEKFRIEYWELEEAKLRRMPAPKPLAGRVALVTGAGSGIGKAVAERLTAEGACVVVADLDGASAKAVAEGIGGPDRAVPVVADVTDAAQVDAAVAAAALAFGGLDLVVNNAGLSISKSLLDTTEQDWDLQHRVMARGSFLVAKAAARTMIDQGIGGDVVYIASKNSVFAGPNNVAYGAAKADQAHQVRLLAAELGGHGIRVNGVNPDGVVRGSGIFAGGWGARRAAVYGVPEEELGAFYAQRTLLKREVLPEHVAAAVFALTGGELSLTTGLHVPVDAGVAAAFLR
- a CDS encoding rhamnulokinase; the protein is MRVAAVDLGATSGRVVVGEVGGGRVGLTQVRRFPNGPVDGGGVLRWDTGALFAESVAGLREAGPLDGIGIDSWAVDYGLLDADGALLRPPAHHRDGRTAGMPARVHALVPEAELYAVGGVQALPFTTVYQLAAETDLDRAATLLLIPDLLVHHLTGAVGAERTNASTTGLYDARAGEWALGVAERVGVPGRLLPPLRSQGEVLGTALGAPVVAVGSHDTASAVLGAPARPDRPFAYLSSGTWSLIGVELERPLLTEAARLGGFGNEAGVDGTTRLLRNVMGLWVLTETLRAWGSEDLAGALASAADAPAFGPVVDVDAPGFLPPGDMPARIAAACRASGQREPGTRGEVVRCVLESLALAYRRALRGLERVTGTAVEVLHVVGGGARNELLCALTADACGVPVVAGPVEATALGNVLVQARALGADLPDRWAVRELVAASTALRVHRPGDGRAWDALEARAGAAGVWG